A window of the Desulfopila inferna genome harbors these coding sequences:
- a CDS encoding acetate kinase → MKILVINAGSSSIKYQLLDMDDESLMASGIVERIGEAQGELSHKKIVKGNEQKTVIEKKIGNHREGMHLLIDMITSAETGVIASTDEIDAIGHRVVQGGELFNSATLIDKSVKQAIEENNPLAPLHNPANLTGIAVAEELFPGTPNVAVFDTEFHQTMPARAYMYALPYEFYEDLKVRRYGFHGTSHKYVAKNVASAMNRNPEDINVITIHLGNGGSITAVKGGKCIDTSMGMTPLAGVMMGSRCGDIDPAISGYIAEAKNISAAEVDSILNKKSGFKGICGMNDMRDIHESAAGGNQRARLAVDMFCYQVKKYIGAYFAALGTVDAIAFTAGIGENDDIVRAGVCSDMEGLGLELDAAANDGRISHQKKISKDGGKVDIWVIPTNEELQIAQDTIDVVRGN, encoded by the coding sequence ATGAAGATATTAGTGATAAACGCCGGTAGTTCCTCCATTAAATACCAGCTTCTCGATATGGACGATGAATCCCTGATGGCATCAGGAATTGTAGAGAGAATCGGAGAAGCCCAGGGAGAACTTTCCCATAAGAAGATTGTAAAGGGTAATGAGCAGAAAACCGTCATTGAAAAAAAGATCGGTAATCATCGAGAAGGCATGCACCTGCTGATTGACATGATTACATCCGCTGAAACAGGCGTCATCGCCAGTACGGATGAAATCGATGCCATCGGTCATCGGGTAGTCCAGGGAGGTGAACTTTTTAACAGCGCCACCTTGATTGACAAATCCGTCAAGCAGGCGATTGAGGAAAATAATCCCCTGGCTCCACTTCATAATCCGGCAAATCTGACCGGCATTGCCGTCGCCGAAGAACTCTTCCCCGGCACCCCTAACGTCGCCGTCTTCGATACCGAATTTCACCAGACCATGCCCGCGAGAGCCTACATGTACGCACTGCCTTATGAATTTTATGAGGATCTCAAAGTAAGGAGGTATGGGTTTCACGGTACTTCGCACAAATACGTCGCCAAAAATGTGGCCAGTGCCATGAACAGGAATCCGGAGGATATAAATGTGATTACCATTCATCTCGGCAACGGCGGTTCAATTACTGCCGTAAAAGGCGGTAAGTGCATCGACACCTCCATGGGAATGACACCTCTCGCCGGAGTTATGATGGGATCCCGCTGCGGTGATATAGACCCGGCGATCTCCGGCTATATTGCCGAAGCAAAGAATATCAGCGCCGCGGAAGTTGACTCTATCCTCAATAAAAAAAGCGGCTTCAAGGGAATTTGCGGAATGAACGACATGCGCGATATTCACGAAAGTGCAGCCGGTGGCAACCAGCGTGCCAGACTTGCCGTGGATATGTTCTGCTATCAGGTCAAGAAGTATATTGGAGCCTATTTTGCGGCTTTGGGCACGGTCGATGCCATTGCCTTTACCGCAGGAATCGGTGAGAATGACGATATAGTCAGAGCCGGTGTCTGCAGTGACATGGAGGGACTTGGCCTTGAACTCGATGCTGCAGCTAATGATGGACGAATCTCACATCAGAAAAAGATCAGCAAGGATGGCGGCAAGGTAGATATCTGGGTGATACCGACAAATGAGGAGTTACAAATCGCTCAGGATACCATCGATGTAGTCAGAGGGAACTGA
- a CDS encoding aminotransferase class I/II-fold pyridoxal phosphate-dependent enzyme, whose translation MSKLNIKFAERMQQLPPYLFGMINKMKMEKRWNGDDVIDLGMGNPIDPAPSQVTEKLIDVANDPKSHRYPVAGGMKNLKREIALYYQRNYDVKLSGTDDVICTIGSKEGISHLCLALLGPGDSVLVPAPAFPIHVYAAVIAGASVIRISLYSEESFLQQIQNICQSLYPRPKLVMLNYPHNPTGVLASKEFFTEVVRLARKYNFMVVNDFAYSRITYDGYVAPSLLEIPGAEEVAVEFGSFSKSYNMAGWRLGYCVGNPQIIEGLSRIKGYYDYGIFSAIQVAGIVAMRDCEDSIGEQVEVYQKRRDVLCEGLERMGWQVDKPKAGMFLWVKIPEPYAQMGSIRFSVEMMSRANVAVAPGAGFGEEGDGYLRLALVENENRIKQALKQMKRSLSDIDDEIEKGVFQLQKEENED comes from the coding sequence ATGAGCAAATTGAACATTAAGTTTGCAGAAAGAATGCAGCAGCTACCTCCCTATCTTTTTGGGATGATTAATAAGATGAAGATGGAGAAACGCTGGAACGGTGATGATGTCATCGATCTGGGAATGGGGAATCCTATCGACCCGGCCCCGAGCCAGGTGACGGAGAAATTGATCGATGTGGCCAACGATCCCAAAAGTCATCGCTATCCAGTCGCCGGCGGCATGAAAAACCTCAAACGGGAAATTGCGCTGTATTATCAACGGAATTATGACGTCAAACTTAGCGGCACCGATGATGTTATTTGCACTATCGGCTCCAAGGAAGGAATATCACATCTCTGCCTGGCCCTTCTCGGACCGGGAGATTCCGTATTGGTGCCGGCTCCGGCCTTTCCTATACATGTCTATGCCGCCGTTATTGCCGGTGCCTCTGTTATCCGCATTTCATTGTATTCAGAAGAATCTTTTCTGCAGCAGATCCAGAATATCTGCCAGTCCCTGTATCCCAGGCCCAAGCTGGTAATGCTTAATTATCCGCACAATCCCACTGGAGTACTGGCCTCAAAAGAGTTCTTCACCGAGGTTGTTCGCCTGGCCAGGAAATATAACTTTATGGTCGTTAATGATTTCGCTTACTCCAGGATAACCTACGACGGGTATGTCGCTCCAAGTTTACTCGAGATACCGGGAGCTGAGGAGGTTGCCGTAGAGTTCGGATCTTTTTCCAAATCCTATAATATGGCCGGTTGGCGGCTTGGTTATTGTGTTGGCAATCCTCAGATCATTGAAGGACTCTCGCGAATCAAAGGCTATTATGACTACGGCATTTTTTCCGCGATCCAGGTTGCAGGCATCGTGGCAATGCGGGATTGTGAAGACAGCATCGGTGAGCAGGTAGAGGTTTACCAGAAAAGAAGAGACGTTCTCTGTGAAGGTCTTGAGCGAATGGGCTGGCAGGTGGACAAACCGAAGGCCGGCATGTTCCTCTGGGTAAAAATTCCCGAACCATATGCCCAGATGGGATCAATCCGTTTTTCCGTGGAGATGATGAGCAGGGCGAATGTTGCAGTGGCGCCCGGCGCCGGTTTTGGCGAAGAAGGCGATGGCTATCTGCGTTTGGCTCTGGTGGAGAATGAAAATCGCATAAAGCAGGCTCTCAAGCAGATGAAAAGAAGTCTCTCCGATATAGACGACGAAATTGAAAAAGGGGTATTTCAGCTGCAGAAGGAAGAAAACGAAGATTGA
- a CDS encoding ComEC/Rec2 family competence protein, whose amino-acid sequence MDKKTILKIILLALLLYPAGSLAFAGEYLQCVVIDVGEGQAVLLQRGEAGILIDTGHFGKKQELQEALQRYGAKRIEAVVLTHLHPDHASGIFGQMADYPQAVIYESGQRLAFHPFLDSYRWVIEKLDSGSWEVRQLRQGSAISWRNALIEVLWPAQPSGEDLNSQSLVLSVIFAGKTILIMGDVGKQQEDQLVQDKLLPGDVDVLVIGHHGAADATGSALLQWTSPEYAVVSVDSDNRRGYPDEMVVKKILESGARLHLTSENGDFVWRTPELKESD is encoded by the coding sequence ATGGATAAGAAAACAATATTGAAAATAATCTTATTGGCATTGTTGCTGTATCCCGCGGGTTCCCTTGCTTTTGCCGGAGAATACCTGCAGTGTGTCGTAATTGATGTAGGAGAAGGTCAGGCGGTTTTGCTGCAGAGAGGAGAGGCGGGCATCCTGATAGATACAGGTCATTTTGGAAAAAAACAGGAATTGCAGGAAGCCCTGCAAAGATATGGGGCTAAAAGAATTGAAGCAGTCGTCCTCACCCACCTTCATCCCGATCATGCCAGCGGAATCTTCGGCCAGATGGCGGATTATCCACAGGCTGTCATATACGAATCAGGGCAGCGTCTTGCCTTCCATCCTTTTCTGGACAGCTATAGATGGGTTATCGAAAAGCTGGATTCGGGAAGCTGGGAGGTGCGCCAACTGCGGCAGGGCAGTGCCATTTCCTGGAGAAATGCACTAATAGAAGTCCTCTGGCCGGCGCAACCCTCTGGAGAGGATCTGAACAGCCAGTCGTTGGTCCTCTCTGTAATCTTTGCCGGAAAGACCATCCTGATAATGGGAGATGTCGGCAAACAGCAGGAAGACCAGCTTGTTCAGGACAAGCTGCTGCCCGGAGATGTCGATGTACTCGTGATCGGTCATCACGGTGCTGCTGATGCCACAGGTTCAGCGCTGCTGCAATGGACCTCTCCTGAGTATGCTGTCGTTTCCGTGGATTCAGACAACAGGCGCGGCTATCCCGACGAGATGGTGGTGAAAAAAATTCTGGAATCCGGTGCCCGGCTCCATCTTACCTCCGAAAATGGGGATTTTGTCTGGCGGACACCGGAATTGAAAGAGTCCGACTGA
- the pta gene encoding phosphate acetyltransferase yields the protein MAKNLFITSINAESGKSAIALGVMELLLRDIRKVGFFRPIINPSGPGERDHDIDLILSHFYLGLQYNETYAVTLDQAKHYINSGRQNDLMENILIKYQLLADKCDFVLCEGTDFKAGHEAFNIDIDAAIAANFGSPAIIVSSADDSTVDEVVSLCQLAMDSLKEKSVDTMGVIVNKAKIHDKEAILSALKKNISIPDSLFYVLPEEPTLANPTMNDVKKWLKAEVLYGSKELGKRINGYVIAAMRIENFLNYLKDDNLVVTASDRSDIILGSLASRLSSAYPNISGILLTGGQTPPPSIKRLVEGWAGLPVPILLVQDSTFPTVSALNELKGTIDPDNPQKIATALGLFEANVKTSELKEKLISRKSSRVTPQMFEYKLIREAKRNKMHIVLPEGTSERILKAADILLRRDVCNLTLLGKEEEIGNKISKLGLELDGINIVNPERSPHFEEYVLDFFEMRKEKGVTMDMAVDFMADETYWGTMMIQKGAADGMVSGSVNTTAHTIRPAFQIIKTVPGTTIVSSVFLMCLKDRVLVFGDCAIIPNPTAEQLAEIAVVSADTAKLFGIDPRVAMLSYSTGDSGKGAEVEKVIKATKIAQKMRPDLLLEGPIQYDAAIDPEVAETKLPDSKVAGKATVFIFPDLNTGNNTYKAVQRATPDSLAIGPVLQGLKKPVNDLSRGCTVHDIVNTVAITAIQGYASTSKEKNSLQAQDPGIAEKGKTI from the coding sequence ATGGCAAAAAATCTTTTTATCACCTCAATAAACGCTGAAAGTGGAAAATCGGCAATCGCTCTGGGAGTAATGGAACTCCTTTTGCGCGATATACGCAAAGTGGGTTTTTTCCGACCCATCATTAATCCTTCAGGTCCCGGTGAGAGGGATCATGACATAGACCTTATTCTTTCCCACTTCTATCTTGGTCTGCAATACAATGAGACCTATGCCGTTACGCTTGACCAGGCAAAACACTACATCAACAGCGGCAGGCAAAACGATCTGATGGAGAATATTCTCATCAAATATCAACTTCTAGCAGACAAATGCGATTTCGTTCTCTGTGAAGGTACGGATTTCAAGGCCGGCCACGAGGCCTTCAATATCGATATTGATGCCGCCATTGCGGCAAACTTCGGCAGTCCGGCAATTATTGTGAGTTCCGCTGACGATTCCACGGTTGACGAGGTAGTCAGTCTTTGCCAGCTTGCCATGGATTCTCTCAAGGAAAAGAGCGTCGATACCATGGGAGTAATTGTCAATAAGGCGAAGATCCACGATAAAGAGGCAATTCTATCCGCCTTGAAAAAAAACATATCCATACCGGACAGCCTGTTTTACGTGCTGCCGGAGGAGCCGACACTTGCCAATCCAACCATGAATGACGTCAAAAAATGGCTCAAGGCGGAGGTGCTTTACGGCAGCAAAGAGCTAGGCAAGAGAATAAACGGCTATGTTATCGCCGCCATGCGCATTGAAAATTTTTTAAATTATCTCAAGGACGATAATCTGGTGGTAACAGCCAGTGATCGTTCCGATATCATTTTAGGCTCACTTGCTTCCCGCCTTTCTTCTGCTTATCCAAATATTTCCGGAATCCTACTGACCGGCGGCCAGACACCGCCGCCAAGCATCAAACGCCTTGTCGAGGGTTGGGCAGGCCTGCCAGTCCCGATCCTTCTCGTGCAGGACTCCACCTTCCCAACCGTCAGCGCCCTGAATGAACTGAAAGGTACGATCGATCCGGATAATCCGCAGAAAATAGCCACCGCCCTGGGTCTTTTCGAGGCAAACGTTAAAACGAGCGAATTGAAAGAGAAGCTTATTTCGCGGAAATCCTCCCGTGTCACTCCGCAGATGTTCGAATATAAACTCATCCGTGAAGCCAAGAGAAACAAAATGCATATAGTCCTGCCCGAAGGGACCAGTGAACGCATTCTCAAAGCTGCCGACATCCTTCTTAGACGTGATGTCTGCAATCTCACCCTCCTCGGCAAAGAAGAGGAAATAGGCAACAAAATTTCGAAACTCGGTCTGGAGCTGGACGGCATCAATATCGTTAACCCTGAACGCAGTCCACATTTTGAGGAATATGTCCTTGATTTCTTCGAAATGCGGAAGGAAAAAGGCGTGACCATGGATATGGCCGTTGATTTCATGGCCGATGAAACATACTGGGGAACCATGATGATCCAAAAAGGGGCTGCTGACGGCATGGTCTCCGGATCCGTCAACACAACAGCCCATACCATACGACCGGCTTTTCAGATCATCAAAACCGTTCCCGGAACAACAATAGTATCTTCGGTTTTTCTGATGTGCCTGAAGGACAGAGTCCTGGTTTTTGGCGACTGTGCCATTATCCCCAATCCTACCGCCGAACAACTCGCCGAAATAGCCGTAGTCTCTGCCGATACTGCTAAACTTTTCGGCATCGACCCTCGAGTAGCCATGCTCTCCTATTCCACAGGCGATTCGGGCAAAGGGGCCGAGGTCGAAAAGGTCATCAAAGCCACGAAAATCGCCCAAAAAATGCGCCCTGATCTCCTTTTGGAGGGCCCCATTCAGTATGATGCCGCTATTGATCCGGAGGTTGCCGAAACCAAACTACCCGACAGCAAGGTGGCAGGGAAAGCCACGGTTTTTATTTTTCCGGATCTGAATACCGGCAACAACACCTACAAAGCGGTGCAGCGGGCCACTCCCGACTCACTGGCGATTGGTCCCGTCCTGCAGGGCTTGAAAAAACCTGTCAATGATCTCAGCCGGGGCTGTACCGTACACGACATAGTCAACACCGTCGCCATTACGGCAATTCAGGGATATGCATCGACCTCCAAGGAAAAGAATTCCTTACAAGCCCAAGATCCGGGTATTGCGGAAAAAGGTAAGACGATATGA
- a CDS encoding VanZ family protein, with protein sequence MTDFFQLLADLKPSLVLHHTYRLRYWLLSLFFIILLSVTGRSIQLYIVEYLNPLWIAGAIFALLFFILVNILRRKRDSSNLWVVGGVLCLLIAAVAAVWAGYMLPVEAVHFLVFSWLGWISSAVFGPLHGAAAMLSIAVGDEILQHFLPSRVGDVHDIVVNAISGLAGWILRVKWIRKQY encoded by the coding sequence ATGACTGATTTTTTTCAATTACTGGCCGACCTGAAACCATCCCTTGTACTCCATCACACCTACAGACTGCGGTACTGGCTGTTATCACTGTTTTTTATCATTCTCCTTTCGGTTACCGGCAGGAGCATTCAGCTCTATATCGTTGAATACCTGAATCCTCTATGGATAGCAGGTGCGATCTTTGCTCTGCTGTTCTTCATCCTTGTCAACATACTAAGGAGAAAAAGAGACAGTAGTAATCTCTGGGTTGTCGGCGGTGTCCTCTGTTTGCTTATAGCCGCCGTTGCTGCTGTATGGGCGGGATATATGCTTCCTGTTGAGGCAGTGCATTTTCTGGTTTTTTCCTGGCTTGGCTGGATATCCTCCGCTGTTTTCGGACCGCTCCATGGTGCCGCTGCCATGTTGTCTATCGCCGTGGGAGATGAAATTCTGCAGCATTTTTTACCGAGCAGGGTAGGGGATGTTCATGATATAGTTGTCAATGCCATCTCAGGGCTTGCCGGATGGATACTACGGGTGAAATGGATAAGAAAACAATATTGA